A region from the Xenopus laevis strain J_2021 chromosome 4S, Xenopus_laevis_v10.1, whole genome shotgun sequence genome encodes:
- the tkfc.S gene encoding triokinase/FMN cyclase isoform X1, with product MEVSKKLLNSVPGCVDDALQGLVCCSPGLRLLQGHRVILRADLEDVKGKVALLSGGGSGHEPAHAGYVGRGMLTGAIAGPVFTSPPVGSIVAAIRAVAEAGAEGVLLIVKNYTGDRLNFGLALERARGEGTKVEMVIIGDDCAFSLPKKAGRRGLCGTVLIHKIAGALAEEGKSLNEILHFVQSAATRIGTLGVSLSPCTVPGSGPTFKLAPDELELGLGIHGEAGVRRDKMKSSDDVVKVMIDHMTDPSSQSRVDLSSGDTVILVVNNLGGLSCLELQIVASSAVHCLEGRGVKIERAMVGSFMTALEMSGVSLTIMKCTPELLHLYDRETSAPAWPRISHFPVTGQTRILQCVPETTTYEEPKADTMSVQVYSRVLGCVCAALLALEEELNDLDRAAGDGDCGSTHARAAQAIQNWVNSQQIPSNPAKLLMALSQVLLEKMGGTSGALYSLFLIAAARPLQSACGPQAWASAMEDGIEAMKRFGGAEPGDRTMLDPLCAAAAVLQSLRIPGCDLMQIVSSAAQRAMEAAESTRHMIAGAGRASYIGSSSLNRPDPGAIAVAAILKAIKEGLDPGFVSSP from the exons ATGGAG GTCAGTAAAAAGCTCTTGAACTCAGTCCCAGGCTGCGTGGATGATGCTCTCCAGGGCCTCGTATGCTGCTCTCCCGGACTCCGTTTGCTTCAGGGGCACCGAGTTATACTCCGGGCTGACTTAGAAGACGTCAAGGGAAAGGTGGCGCTGCTGTCTGGTGGGGGCTCTGGGCATGAGCCAGCCCATGCAG GGTACGTTGGACGTGGAATGCTCACAGGAGCTATTGCTGGCCCGGTCTTTACCTCACCACCAGTGGGCAGCATTGTAGCAGCGATCCGAGCAGTGGCCGAAGCAGGAGCTG AGGGTGTGCTGCTGATAGTGAAGAACTACACCGGTGACCGGCTGAATTTTGGGCTAGCGCTGGAGAGGGCACGGGGAGAGGGAACAAAGGTGGAGATGGTCATTATTGGAGACGACTGTGCTTTCTCCTTGCCCAAGAAGGCAGGCCGTCGTGGGTTGTGTGGAACTGTGCTTATCCATAAA ATAGCAGGTGCTCTGGCTGAAGAGGGGAAAAGTCTGAACGAAATTCTTCATTTTGTACAATCTGCTGCCACCCGAATTG GGACTCTTGGTGTCAGCCTGTCTCCATGCACTGTCCCCGGCTCAGGACCTACCTTTAAGCTTGCACCGGATGAGCTAGAGTTGGGACTGG GCATCCATGGCGAGGCAGGCGTGCGCAGAGACAAG ATGAAGTCCTCTGATGACGTTGTGAAAGTTATGATAGATCACATGACTGACCCCTCCAGCCAATCAAGGGTGGATTTAAGCTCAG GTGACACGGTGATCCTTGTTGTGAATAATCTGGGTGGTTTGTCGTGTCTGGAGCTACAGATTGTGGCTTCTTCAGCCGTACATTGCCTGG AGGGTCGGGGAGTGAAGATAGAGCGTGCAATGGTGGGGTCCTTCATGACAGCTTTGGAAATGAGTGGAGTCTCCCTCACTATAATGAAATGCACCCCGGAATTGCTGCATCTCTATG ATCGTGAAACCTCAGCTCCCGCTTGGCCTCGTATTTCTCATTTCCCGGTGACAGGCCAGACCCGGATCCTGCAGTGTGTTCCAGAAACCACCACATATGAGGAACCCAAAGCAGACA CCATGTCTGTGCAGGTTTACAGTCGTGTGTTGGGGTGTGTTTGTGCGGCACTATTAGCACTAGAGGAGGAACTTAATGATCTGGACCGTGCGGCTGGGGATGGAGATTGCGGAAGTACTCATGCCCGGGCAGCCCAAG CCATTCAGAACTGGGTGAATTCACAGCAGATTCCCTCTAACCCTGCAAAGCTCCTCATGGCTCTGTCACAAGTTTTGTTGGAAAAAATGGGGGGTACCTCCGGAGCG TTGTACAGTCTTTTTCTGATAGCAGCTGCCCGGCCCTTACAGAGTGCGTGTGGCCCGCAGGCCTGGGCATCGGCAATGGAGGACGGCATTGAAGCGATGAAGAG GTTTGGGGGTGCAGAGCCAGGAGACAGGACAATG CTGGATCCattgtgtgctgctgctgctgttcttCAGTCTCTGCGGATTCCAGGCTGTGATTTAATGCAGATCGTAAGCTCTGCTGCACAG agaGCCATGGAGGCTGCAGAAAGCACACGACACATGATAGCGGGAGCAGGGAGAGCAAGTTATATTGGCTCCTCCTCCCTCAATCGTCCAGATCCAGGTGCCATTGCAGTAGCGGCAATTCTCAAGGCCATCAAGGAAGGCTTGGACCcgggatttgtcagcagcccTTAG
- the tkfc.S gene encoding triokinase/FMN cyclase isoform X2, whose translation MLTGAIAGPVFTSPPVGSIVAAIRAVAEAGAEGVLLIVKNYTGDRLNFGLALERARGEGTKVEMVIIGDDCAFSLPKKAGRRGLCGTVLIHKIAGALAEEGKSLNEILHFVQSAATRIGTLGVSLSPCTVPGSGPTFKLAPDELELGLGIHGEAGVRRDKMKSSDDVVKVMIDHMTDPSSQSRVDLSSGDTVILVVNNLGGLSCLELQIVASSAVHCLEGRGVKIERAMVGSFMTALEMSGVSLTIMKCTPELLHLYDRETSAPAWPRISHFPVTGQTRILQCVPETTTYEEPKADTMSVQVYSRVLGCVCAALLALEEELNDLDRAAGDGDCGSTHARAAQAIQNWVNSQQIPSNPAKLLMALSQVLLEKMGGTSGALYSLFLIAAARPLQSACGPQAWASAMEDGIEAMKRFGGAEPGDRTMLDPLCAAAAVLQSLRIPGCDLMQIVSSAAQRAMEAAESTRHMIAGAGRASYIGSSSLNRPDPGAIAVAAILKAIKEGLDPGFVSSP comes from the exons ATGCTCACAGGAGCTATTGCTGGCCCGGTCTTTACCTCACCACCAGTGGGCAGCATTGTAGCAGCGATCCGAGCAGTGGCCGAAGCAGGAGCTG AGGGTGTGCTGCTGATAGTGAAGAACTACACCGGTGACCGGCTGAATTTTGGGCTAGCGCTGGAGAGGGCACGGGGAGAGGGAACAAAGGTGGAGATGGTCATTATTGGAGACGACTGTGCTTTCTCCTTGCCCAAGAAGGCAGGCCGTCGTGGGTTGTGTGGAACTGTGCTTATCCATAAA ATAGCAGGTGCTCTGGCTGAAGAGGGGAAAAGTCTGAACGAAATTCTTCATTTTGTACAATCTGCTGCCACCCGAATTG GGACTCTTGGTGTCAGCCTGTCTCCATGCACTGTCCCCGGCTCAGGACCTACCTTTAAGCTTGCACCGGATGAGCTAGAGTTGGGACTGG GCATCCATGGCGAGGCAGGCGTGCGCAGAGACAAG ATGAAGTCCTCTGATGACGTTGTGAAAGTTATGATAGATCACATGACTGACCCCTCCAGCCAATCAAGGGTGGATTTAAGCTCAG GTGACACGGTGATCCTTGTTGTGAATAATCTGGGTGGTTTGTCGTGTCTGGAGCTACAGATTGTGGCTTCTTCAGCCGTACATTGCCTGG AGGGTCGGGGAGTGAAGATAGAGCGTGCAATGGTGGGGTCCTTCATGACAGCTTTGGAAATGAGTGGAGTCTCCCTCACTATAATGAAATGCACCCCGGAATTGCTGCATCTCTATG ATCGTGAAACCTCAGCTCCCGCTTGGCCTCGTATTTCTCATTTCCCGGTGACAGGCCAGACCCGGATCCTGCAGTGTGTTCCAGAAACCACCACATATGAGGAACCCAAAGCAGACA CCATGTCTGTGCAGGTTTACAGTCGTGTGTTGGGGTGTGTTTGTGCGGCACTATTAGCACTAGAGGAGGAACTTAATGATCTGGACCGTGCGGCTGGGGATGGAGATTGCGGAAGTACTCATGCCCGGGCAGCCCAAG CCATTCAGAACTGGGTGAATTCACAGCAGATTCCCTCTAACCCTGCAAAGCTCCTCATGGCTCTGTCACAAGTTTTGTTGGAAAAAATGGGGGGTACCTCCGGAGCG TTGTACAGTCTTTTTCTGATAGCAGCTGCCCGGCCCTTACAGAGTGCGTGTGGCCCGCAGGCCTGGGCATCGGCAATGGAGGACGGCATTGAAGCGATGAAGAG GTTTGGGGGTGCAGAGCCAGGAGACAGGACAATG CTGGATCCattgtgtgctgctgctgctgttcttCAGTCTCTGCGGATTCCAGGCTGTGATTTAATGCAGATCGTAAGCTCTGCTGCACAG agaGCCATGGAGGCTGCAGAAAGCACACGACACATGATAGCGGGAGCAGGGAGAGCAAGTTATATTGGCTCCTCCTCCCTCAATCGTCCAGATCCAGGTGCCATTGCAGTAGCGGCAATTCTCAAGGCCATCAAGGAAGGCTTGGACCcgggatttgtcagcagcccTTAG